From a single Rodentibacter sp. JRC1 genomic region:
- the fabG gene encoding 3-oxoacyl-ACP reductase FabG, translating to MTNTVLITGSSRGIGKAIALKLAHSGFDIVVHCRSRVEDAEEVASAVKNLGKNVRVLQFDVSNREQAKAVLEADVEANGAYYGVVLNAGLTRDNAFPALSDEDWDSVLRTNLDGFYNVLHPIMMPMIRRRKAGRIVCITSVSGIIGNRGQVNYSASKAGLIGAAKALAVELAKRKITVNCVAPGLIDTEILGENLPLEQILKAIPMERMGNPDEVAHAVDFLMDEKASYITRQVIGVNGGLC from the coding sequence ATGACAAATACCGTATTAATCACCGGCTCCAGCCGAGGTATCGGCAAAGCAATTGCGTTGAAACTTGCTCATTCGGGCTTTGACATTGTGGTGCATTGCCGCAGTCGTGTTGAAGATGCTGAAGAGGTTGCAAGTGCGGTCAAAAATTTAGGCAAAAATGTGCGCGTGTTGCAATTTGATGTAAGTAATCGTGAGCAAGCTAAAGCGGTTTTAGAAGCAGATGTAGAAGCAAACGGTGCCTATTACGGTGTGGTGTTAAATGCAGGCTTAACCCGTGATAATGCTTTTCCGGCACTGAGCGATGAAGATTGGGATTCGGTATTGCGAACAAATTTGGATGGTTTTTACAATGTATTACACCCCATCATGATGCCGATGATTCGCCGCCGTAAAGCAGGGCGAATCGTCTGTATTACTTCGGTTTCCGGTATTATCGGTAACCGCGGACAAGTAAACTATAGTGCCTCGAAAGCCGGTTTAATCGGTGCAGCAAAAGCATTGGCCGTTGAGCTTGCTAAACGTAAAATCACCGTAAATTGCGTAGCTCCGGGTTTAATCGACACGGAAATTTTGGGTGAAAACCTACCGCTTGAACAAATTTTAAAGGCCATTCCAATGGAACGAATGGGAAATCCTGATGAAGTGGCTCATGCAGTGGATTTCTTAATGGACGAAAAAGCGTCTTATATCACCCGTCAAGTGATTGGAGTGAATGGTGGGTTGTGTTAA
- a CDS encoding hotdog family protein: MSLNLPIKNVAPFVPQSGEMVLLDRITSFGEDFLHAESEIRPDHILLKAGKLATFSGIEIMAQGVAAWAGIQARQKDEPVRLGYLLGTRKLHIYQTEIPIGSRLNIEIKMSIQDVTGFGVFDCKLIDHHTQTLLLEGSLNVFSPKDGKIQKDVSK; the protein is encoded by the coding sequence ATGAGTTTAAATTTACCCATTAAAAATGTTGCTCCCTTTGTACCGCAAAGCGGTGAAATGGTCTTGCTCGATCGTATCACCTCATTTGGTGAGGATTTTTTACACGCAGAAAGCGAAATTCGTCCAGATCATATTTTACTCAAGGCAGGAAAACTAGCCACTTTTTCCGGCATTGAAATCATGGCTCAAGGCGTTGCGGCGTGGGCAGGTATTCAGGCTCGCCAAAAAGATGAACCAGTACGTTTGGGCTATCTACTTGGCACACGCAAACTGCATATTTATCAAACCGAGATCCCGATTGGTAGCAGACTAAACATTGAGATAAAAATGTCGATTCAAGATGTAACCGGTTTCGGGGTGTTTGACTGTAAACTCATTGATCATCACACTCAAACCCTGTTATTAGAAGGTTCGCTCAATGTATTCAGCCCTAAAGACGGCAAAATTCAAAAGGATGTGAGCAAGTAA
- a CDS encoding chaperone NapD, translating into MNKTSLTSENAKDWHVVGLVVQGKPEKMAAIQTALLAIEHTEIPTFDEKMGKMVVVMQSDDQHLLLDNMESVKEIEGVINVSLVYHEQDENK; encoded by the coding sequence ATGAATAAAACGAGTTTAACATCGGAAAACGCAAAAGATTGGCACGTAGTGGGGCTTGTCGTACAAGGGAAGCCTGAAAAAATGGCGGCGATTCAGACCGCACTTTTAGCAATCGAACATACCGAAATCCCTACTTTCGATGAAAAGATGGGCAAAATGGTTGTTGTGATGCAATCCGATGATCAACATCTTCTCCTCGATAATATGGAGAGTGTGAAAGAGATTGAAGGTGTCATTAACGTGTCATTGGTGTATCACGAGCAGGATGAAAATAAATAG
- a CDS encoding RNA-binding domain-containing protein, translated as MKDIFDHLDSIDDLILLGESSELECKLAQGKDGLGEVPFDMWETYSAFANTDGGYIVLGMQEKKDKYIPKGITRVAQVKKQIFDLVNNPQKVNINLLTNSFVKELPLGDEKSLLVVYVPRAKRTERPVYLNGNPLGNSYQRCNESDQRLSEEQVKRMLAEQSQDSRDSIVLEHFQLADLDMESVRNYRQRYANLDPSHPWNELSDLVFLEKIKAYKTERETGRKGLTAAGLLMFGTHTAIQDQFPFYMLDYQEHSSNPDERWIDRVTLDGKWSGNLYDFSQRVYRKLVENIKVPFRIENGLRQEDTPVHIALREALANTIIHADYSDKASIQIIKKPNSFYFRNPGLMRIPIEIALKGGDADCRNRLLAQMFRYIRFGDQAGSGLPRILSGWKTQHWRMPLLREVREPNEQTVLELKTVSLYPQEIFDTLTKQYGKKFLELSELERTIVIEIYTNEALTHKEICLHISGHSRDVTLALVKLEKLKMISASGKQKNKIYHRPEIEMPTPDNQVGKILAKSFIKNPELASENPELASENPELGPENPELDLDTETSQQWQQLKLIASKLQGDVRNIGKEKFVDGILQLCQSGYISLSDLALLLNKKADTLRKSYLNQLVKENKLELAYPTAKNHPKQAYKTVGQL; from the coding sequence ATGAAAGATATTTTTGACCATTTAGACAGTATTGATGATCTGATTCTATTAGGTGAATCTTCCGAATTAGAGTGCAAACTTGCTCAAGGAAAAGATGGGCTCGGTGAAGTTCCTTTTGATATGTGGGAAACTTATAGCGCTTTTGCCAATACTGATGGTGGATATATTGTGTTAGGAATGCAAGAAAAGAAAGATAAGTACATTCCTAAAGGCATTACAAGAGTCGCACAAGTTAAAAAACAGATCTTTGATCTGGTGAATAACCCACAGAAAGTTAATATTAACTTGTTAACAAATTCATTTGTTAAAGAATTACCTTTGGGTGACGAAAAATCATTGTTAGTCGTTTATGTTCCCAGAGCTAAGCGAACAGAACGACCAGTTTATCTTAACGGAAATCCATTGGGAAATAGTTACCAACGGTGTAATGAATCTGATCAACGTTTAAGCGAAGAACAGGTAAAAAGAATGCTTGCAGAACAATCGCAAGATTCTAGAGATTCTATTGTGCTTGAGCATTTTCAGCTTGCTGATTTAGATATGGAATCAGTGCGAAACTATCGCCAACGCTATGCTAATTTAGATCCTAGCCACCCTTGGAATGAATTGTCTGATTTAGTATTTTTAGAAAAAATAAAAGCGTATAAAACTGAACGTGAAACAGGTCGTAAAGGGCTAACCGCAGCAGGGTTATTGATGTTTGGAACTCATACTGCCATTCAAGATCAATTCCCATTTTATATGCTAGATTATCAAGAGCATTCAAGTAACCCTGATGAACGTTGGATTGATAGAGTGACCTTAGATGGGAAATGGTCTGGGAATTTGTATGATTTTTCTCAACGTGTTTATCGTAAATTAGTTGAAAATATTAAGGTACCTTTCAGAATAGAAAATGGACTACGACAAGAAGATACTCCTGTTCATATTGCATTAAGAGAAGCATTAGCAAATACAATTATTCACGCAGATTATAGTGATAAAGCCTCCATCCAGATTATTAAAAAGCCTAATTCTTTTTATTTTCGTAATCCCGGTTTAATGAGAATTCCCATTGAAATCGCATTAAAAGGGGGAGATGCAGATTGTCGTAATCGTCTTCTTGCGCAAATGTTTCGTTATATTCGTTTTGGTGACCAAGCAGGTTCAGGGTTACCGAGAATATTAAGTGGCTGGAAGACACAACATTGGCGGATGCCTTTACTAAGAGAAGTGAGAGAGCCAAATGAGCAGACTGTTTTAGAATTAAAAACTGTCTCTTTATATCCACAGGAAATTTTTGATACGCTGACTAAACAATATGGTAAGAAGTTCCTAGAGCTTTCTGAGCTAGAGCGAACGATTGTTATTGAAATTTATACTAATGAAGCACTAACTCATAAAGAAATTTGTTTACATATTTCAGGGCATTCCCGTGATGTTACATTAGCTTTAGTAAAGCTAGAAAAATTAAAAATGATCTCTGCAAGCGGTAAGCAAAAGAATAAAATTTACCACCGTCCTGAAATAGAGATGCCAACACCAGATAATCAGGTGGGAAAAATTCTCGCAAAAAGTTTTATCAAAAATCCGGAGTTAGCTTCAGAAAATCCGGAGTTAGCTTCAGAAAATCCGGAGTTAGGTCCGGAAAATCCGGAGTTAGATCTAGATACTGAAACCAGCCAGCAATGGCAACAGTTAAAACTGATCGCAAGCAAGCTACAAGGTGATGTCCGAAATATAGGTAAAGAAAAATTTGTAGATGGTATTTTGCAACTTTGCCAATCCGGTTATATCAGTCTTTCTGATCTTGCACTTTTACTCAATAAAAAAGCGGATACATTACGGAAAAGTTATCTCAATCAATTAGTCAAAGAGAATAAGTTAGAACTAGCCTATCCAACGGCTAAGAATCATCCGAAACAGGCATATAAAACAGTAGGACAATTATGA
- a CDS encoding beta-ketoacyl-ACP synthase, whose product MAAFFLTKPAIISAIGEGVGAHLDCLLNSKPSPLHLSDKAFRENGISGKAGVFGEVNLELRPFPADLPMEYRSRNNQLLWHALAQIEEQIAQVIGRFGKERVGVVMGTSTTGVDENIPVFKYAAAHNDWSGKDFNQPQQYFSAPADFVSYQYGIQNAGYGISTACTSGARALISAARLLKAGLCDAVICGGVDTLSPLTISGFGSLEVLSEQRTNPLSVNRNGINIGEGAAAFVMTKMPLDNDSLQLLGYGASSDAYHMSSPHPEGLGAISAFENALKSAALSPNQIGWINLHGTGTIHNDQMETIAVAKVFGNQTLCTTTKPYTGHTLGAAGALEAAILWSIISRKHNPQGILPPQLWDGVRDDRLPKIMIADEHSRWAEGRRIGASSSFAFGGNNAVLILGESI is encoded by the coding sequence GTGGCTGCATTTTTTTTAACTAAACCGGCGATCATCAGCGCTATTGGTGAGGGTGTGGGAGCGCATTTAGATTGCTTGCTTAACAGCAAACCGTCTCCACTTCATCTTTCCGATAAAGCATTTAGAGAAAACGGTATCAGTGGTAAAGCGGGCGTGTTTGGCGAAGTAAATCTTGAACTCCGCCCTTTTCCTGCCGATTTACCAATGGAATATCGCAGCCGCAATAATCAGTTATTATGGCACGCCCTTGCACAGATTGAAGAGCAAATTGCACAGGTCATCGGTCGATTTGGTAAAGAACGTGTGGGCGTAGTAATGGGAACATCCACAACCGGTGTAGATGAAAATATCCCTGTATTTAAATATGCCGCAGCGCATAATGATTGGTCAGGTAAAGATTTTAATCAGCCACAACAATATTTTTCCGCACCGGCAGATTTTGTTTCCTACCAATACGGTATTCAAAATGCGGGTTACGGTATTTCAACAGCTTGTACCTCAGGTGCGAGAGCGTTGATTTCCGCAGCCCGTTTACTAAAAGCCGGCTTGTGTGATGCGGTAATTTGCGGTGGTGTGGATACCTTATCGCCATTGACGATAAGCGGTTTTGGCTCGTTAGAAGTGCTTTCCGAACAACGAACGAATCCACTCTCGGTAAATCGTAACGGCATTAACATTGGTGAAGGCGCAGCCGCTTTCGTGATGACCAAAATGCCATTAGATAATGATAGCTTACAACTACTGGGCTACGGTGCAAGCAGCGATGCTTATCATATGTCTAGTCCGCATCCTGAAGGTTTAGGGGCAATTTCCGCTTTTGAAAATGCCTTAAAATCAGCCGCACTTTCACCAAATCAAATAGGGTGGATTAACCTGCATGGCACAGGCACGATACATAATGATCAAATGGAAACCATTGCGGTTGCAAAAGTTTTTGGAAATCAAACCCTTTGCACAACCACTAAACCGTATACCGGGCATACATTGGGTGCTGCCGGTGCATTGGAAGCGGCGATTTTATGGTCTATTATTAGCCGAAAACATAATCCGCAAGGCATTTTACCGCCGCAGCTTTGGGACGGAGTTCGAGATGATCGTCTCCCCAAAATTATGATTGCGGACGAGCACAGTCGTTGGGCAGAAGGCAGACGTATCGGCGCAAGCAGCTCTTTCGCCTTCGGTGGCAACAATGCCGTTTTAATTTTAGGGGAAAGTATCTAA
- the priA gene encoding primosomal protein N' — protein MKIARVALAVPLPRLFDYLAPDEMSLVVGGRVLVPFASQKRVAIVTELPEKAEMSTDKLKEIITSFDTKSLFTPLYWDWLHWAANYYQAALGEVLFQALPVKLRNGENALKNDRTFWRINEVGKDALAQGKFKRSKKQAEALQCLLEQDLEKGNNGFSAAIWSALKSKECVSEVLVQTEPKSWLQTLGDKPMVNSDNRLTLNKQQALAFSQLMFQRDFNVWLLEGVTGSGKTEIYLQYIEEILKSGKQVLVLVPEIGLTPQTVQRFKARFNVEIDVHHSNLTDVQRLNVWNRARLGQSAMVIGTRSALFTPFSNLGAIILDEEQDASFKQQDGWRYHTRDLAIVLAQKLAIPVLMGSATPSLESLNNVQNGKYKHLMLSKRAGNSTALRHFVIDLKNQYVQNGLSQLLLERIRNHLEKGNQVLLFLNRRGFAPVLLCHECGWIAQCPKCEKPYTYHQHQRALRCHHCGSQKTIPRQCGNCGSTHLVTTGLGTEQLEETLKAQFPTYSIARIDRDTTARKGKLEGYLDDIQQGKSQILIGTQMLAKGHHFPNVTLVALVNVDSALFSLDFRAEERLAQLYVQVAGRAGRAEKQGEVVLQTHYPDHPLLNTLLAKGYSAFAEENLRLRHSMGLPPFSFQALFKAQARRSELAEQCLEQIADFFQRKGIEGLQILGPMPAPFSKKAGQFRWQLLLQHSVRTILQKALRDYQQANLEKNSQVRLILDVDPLDLS, from the coding sequence ATGAAAATTGCGCGCGTGGCACTTGCAGTGCCGCTTCCCCGATTATTTGATTATCTCGCTCCTGATGAAATGTCATTGGTAGTGGGTGGGCGTGTTCTTGTGCCTTTTGCTTCACAAAAGCGTGTAGCAATTGTGACGGAATTGCCTGAAAAAGCGGAAATGTCAACCGATAAGCTTAAAGAAATTATTACTTCGTTTGATACGAAATCCCTTTTCACGCCGCTATATTGGGATTGGCTTCATTGGGCTGCAAATTATTATCAAGCTGCGTTGGGGGAGGTGTTATTTCAAGCCTTGCCGGTGAAATTGCGTAACGGTGAAAATGCGCTGAAAAACGACCGCACTTTTTGGCGAATAAATGAGGTAGGAAAAGATGCCTTGGCACAGGGCAAATTCAAACGTTCCAAAAAACAAGCGGAAGCGTTGCAATGTTTGCTTGAACAAGATCTCGAAAAAGGCAATAACGGGTTTAGTGCGGCAATTTGGTCTGCCTTAAAAAGCAAAGAATGTGTGAGTGAAGTCCTTGTTCAAACGGAGCCTAAAAGCTGGCTGCAAACTTTGGGCGATAAACCGATGGTAAATTCGGATAATCGTTTAACGCTGAATAAACAACAGGCTTTGGCGTTTAGTCAGCTGATGTTTCAACGTGATTTTAATGTGTGGCTGCTGGAGGGGGTGACGGGGTCCGGAAAGACGGAGATCTACCTACAATATATTGAGGAGATTTTAAAATCCGGCAAACAGGTATTGGTGCTCGTGCCGGAAATCGGTTTAACGCCGCAAACGGTACAACGTTTTAAGGCGCGTTTTAATGTAGAAATTGATGTTCATCACTCCAATTTAACGGATGTACAACGGCTGAATGTGTGGAATCGTGCTCGGTTAGGGCAAAGTGCGATGGTAATAGGTACACGTTCGGCATTGTTCACGCCGTTTTCAAACTTGGGTGCAATCATTTTAGATGAAGAACAGGATGCTTCTTTCAAACAGCAAGACGGTTGGCGTTATCATACGAGAGATTTAGCGATTGTACTGGCGCAGAAATTGGCCATTCCCGTGTTGATGGGATCGGCAACCCCCAGTTTGGAAAGCCTTAATAATGTGCAAAACGGTAAATACAAGCATTTGATGCTATCAAAAAGAGCGGGAAATTCGACCGCACTTCGTCATTTCGTTATCGATTTGAAGAACCAATATGTGCAAAACGGCTTATCGCAACTTCTGTTGGAACGAATTAGGAATCACCTTGAAAAAGGTAATCAAGTATTACTTTTCTTAAATCGCCGTGGTTTTGCACCGGTTCTTCTGTGTCACGAGTGCGGCTGGATTGCACAATGTCCGAAGTGTGAAAAACCTTACACTTATCATCAACATCAACGGGCCTTGCGCTGTCATCATTGCGGATCGCAAAAAACGATTCCACGTCAGTGCGGGAATTGCGGTTCTACCCATTTGGTAACGACAGGGCTTGGTACCGAGCAATTAGAAGAAACCTTAAAGGCACAATTTCCGACTTATTCCATCGCCCGCATTGATCGCGACACGACTGCCCGCAAAGGCAAGTTGGAAGGCTATTTGGACGATATTCAACAAGGGAAAAGCCAGATTCTTATCGGTACGCAAATGCTGGCGAAAGGGCATCACTTCCCTAATGTTACTTTGGTGGCACTGGTGAATGTAGATAGTGCGTTGTTTTCCTTAGATTTTCGCGCTGAAGAACGGCTTGCACAGCTTTATGTGCAAGTGGCAGGGCGAGCCGGACGTGCGGAAAAACAAGGGGAAGTTGTGTTGCAAACGCATTATCCGGATCATCCCTTATTGAATACATTGCTTGCGAAAGGATATTCCGCCTTTGCCGAAGAAAACTTGCGTTTGCGCCATTCTATGGGATTGCCGCCCTTTAGTTTTCAAGCTTTATTTAAGGCGCAGGCACGCCGTTCGGAATTAGCGGAACAATGTTTGGAACAAATTGCCGATTTTTTCCAAAGAAAAGGAATAGAAGGATTACAAATATTGGGTCCTATGCCCGCCCCCTTTAGTAAAAAAGCGGGACAATTCCGTTGGCAATTACTTTTACAGCATTCCGTGCGAACGATATTGCAAAAAGCATTACGGGATTATCAACAAGCAAATTTAGAAAAAAACAGTCAAGTGCGGTTGATTTTGGACGTTGACCCACTGGATTTAAGCTAG
- the ftsN gene encoding cell division protein FtsN has translation MAHRDFAARSGSNKKKKKNANKNVLIGIALAVLLAFGVGLYFLKNKTPKPIPAPVQTEKPQPKSVLPNRPEEVWSYIKALETRTVPVDDKPSSVEKNMRLTEEQRQVLVQMEKEQKTAEEARKLAEQRKAEEAAKAQQQSLDVAKAEAIKQEVKKPPVPAKKAEPQKKPEILKVETKPTETTTVGGKRFGLQCGAFKNRAQAENLQGRLVMSGVNAQVVVAGEWNRVRVGPFSSRDSAVQTQNKAKSVAGCVIIGM, from the coding sequence GTGGCTCATCGAGATTTTGCCGCACGCAGCGGTTCAAATAAGAAAAAAAAGAAAAATGCCAATAAGAATGTACTAATTGGCATCGCATTGGCAGTGTTACTTGCCTTTGGCGTGGGGCTTTATTTTTTAAAAAACAAAACGCCAAAGCCGATCCCTGCCCCCGTTCAAACGGAAAAACCGCAGCCCAAAAGTGTGTTACCGAATCGTCCGGAAGAAGTGTGGAGCTACATTAAAGCGTTGGAAACCCGTACGGTACCGGTGGATGATAAACCTTCCAGTGTTGAAAAAAATATGCGTTTAACGGAAGAACAACGCCAAGTTTTAGTTCAAATGGAAAAAGAACAAAAAACTGCGGAAGAGGCTCGAAAATTGGCAGAGCAACGTAAGGCGGAAGAGGCAGCCAAAGCTCAACAGCAATCTTTAGACGTTGCTAAAGCTGAAGCGATAAAACAAGAGGTGAAAAAGCCTCCTGTCCCAGCGAAAAAAGCCGAGCCACAGAAAAAACCTGAAATTCTCAAAGTAGAAACAAAACCTACGGAAACGACTACAGTCGGTGGTAAACGTTTTGGATTGCAATGCGGTGCATTTAAAAATCGTGCGCAAGCTGAGAATTTACAAGGACGTTTAGTAATGTCCGGCGTGAATGCGCAAGTGGTGGTTGCCGGTGAATGGAATCGTGTGCGTGTAGGTCCATTCTCTAGTCGTGATAGCGCAGTACAAACCCAAAATAAAGCGAAATCTGTTGCCGGCTGTGTGATTATCGGTATGTAA
- the trmB gene encoding tRNA (guanosine(46)-N7)-methyltransferase TrmB → MTQTFADQKRKTVETAEFTEDGRYKRKVRSFVLRTGRLSEFQKNMMNAHWGALGLDYQTEPFNFSYIYGNDNPVVLEIGFGMGKSLVDMAAANPDKNYLGIEVHTPGVGACIAYAVEKNVRNLRVICHDATEILRDSIADGALGGLQLFFPDPWHKAKHHKRRIVQPHFVEQVVRKLGEKGFIHMATDWENYAEQMLEVLSANTDLENTAESGNYIPRPDFRPLTKFEARGHRLGHGVWDLYFVKR, encoded by the coding sequence ATGACACAAACTTTTGCCGATCAAAAACGTAAAACCGTTGAAACTGCCGAATTTACCGAAGACGGACGTTATAAACGCAAAGTGCGTAGTTTTGTCTTGCGTACCGGTCGCTTAAGCGAATTTCAAAAAAATATGATGAACGCTCACTGGGGAGCGCTTGGGTTGGATTATCAAACCGAACCCTTTAATTTTTCTTACATTTACGGCAATGATAATCCTGTCGTATTAGAAATCGGTTTCGGTATGGGGAAATCTTTAGTGGATATGGCGGCGGCGAACCCCGATAAAAACTATCTCGGTATTGAAGTCCACACACCGGGTGTCGGTGCGTGTATTGCTTATGCAGTGGAAAAAAACGTGAGAAACTTACGAGTGATTTGCCATGATGCCACTGAAATTCTCCGAGATAGCATTGCAGACGGTGCCTTAGGCGGATTACAACTTTTCTTCCCCGATCCTTGGCATAAAGCAAAACATCACAAACGCCGCATTGTTCAACCGCACTTTGTCGAGCAGGTAGTGCGAAAACTGGGGGAAAAAGGCTTTATCCATATGGCAACGGATTGGGAAAACTATGCGGAACAAATGTTAGAAGTGCTAAGTGCCAATACCGATTTAGAGAATACGGCGGAAAGCGGAAATTATATTCCCCGCCCTGATTTTCGCCCTCTCACGAAATTTGAGGCCCGCGGTCATCGCTTAGGACACGGCGTGTGGGATTTGTATTTCGTTAAGAGATAG
- the napF gene encoding ferredoxin-type protein NapF, with protein sequence MTVENLPRRQFLRGKFLASLHTKNEQIQGFEGIRPPWAVSNKEFVEQCTRCRDCIEICETQILIEGDGGFPEVRFDKGECTFCRKCVEVCRQPIFRPLEELPWTHKINIGANCLARQHIECRSCQDNCSMNAIRFRLQIGGVARPTVNLESCNGCGACIQSCPVNAIEISNFKAE encoded by the coding sequence ATGACAGTTGAAAACTTACCGCGCAGACAATTTTTACGGGGTAAATTTTTAGCGTCATTGCATACCAAAAATGAGCAGATTCAAGGTTTTGAAGGGATTCGTCCCCCTTGGGCGGTGTCGAATAAAGAATTTGTTGAACAATGCACCCGTTGTCGGGATTGTATTGAGATTTGCGAAACTCAGATTTTAATCGAAGGCGATGGCGGTTTTCCTGAAGTACGGTTCGATAAAGGCGAATGTACCTTTTGCAGAAAATGCGTTGAAGTATGCCGGCAGCCGATTTTTCGCCCGTTAGAAGAATTGCCTTGGACACATAAAATCAACATCGGTGCAAATTGCTTGGCACGGCAGCATATTGAATGTCGTTCTTGTCAGGATAATTGTTCAATGAATGCTATTCGTTTTCGCTTACAAATAGGTGGTGTTGCACGGCCTACTGTGAATTTGGAAAGTTGTAACGGCTGTGGTGCTTGCATTCAAAGTTGCCCGGTAAATGCGATAGAAATAAGTAATTTTAAAGCAGAATGA
- a CDS encoding YggL family protein, translated as MSKSYNQRQRKKLHLAEFQELGFLVNFQFAEGTAIETVDEIVDRFINEVIQPNGLAYEGSGYLHWEGLVCLEKIGKCDESHRETVKKWLEANGLQQIEISELFDIWWEYPANNA; from the coding sequence ATGTCCAAATCCTACAACCAACGCCAACGTAAAAAGCTCCATCTTGCGGAATTCCAAGAGCTTGGTTTTCTTGTAAACTTCCAATTTGCAGAAGGTACGGCGATTGAAACCGTAGATGAAATCGTTGATCGTTTTATCAATGAAGTTATCCAACCGAACGGTTTAGCTTATGAAGGCAGCGGATACTTACATTGGGAAGGTTTAGTTTGCTTGGAAAAAATCGGCAAATGTGACGAAAGCCACCGTGAAACCGTGAAAAAATGGCTTGAAGCGAACGGTTTACAACAAATTGAAATCAGTGAATTATTCGATATTTGGTGGGAATATCCGGCAAACAACGCATAA